A window from Salvia miltiorrhiza cultivar Shanhuang (shh) chromosome 2, IMPLAD_Smil_shh, whole genome shotgun sequence encodes these proteins:
- the LOC131008591 gene encoding uncharacterized protein LOC131008591, translated as MWAASCLASCCAACACDACRTVVSGISRRSARIAYCGLFALSLIVSWILREVAAPLMEKIPWINHFQQTPNREWFETDAVLRVSLGNFLFFTVLAIFMIGVKSQKDPRDSVHHGGWMMKIISWCILVILMFFVPNGIISFYEATSKFGSGLFLLVQVVLLLDFVHGWNENWVGYDEKFWYMALLVISLICYVATFSFSGVLFYLFTPSGHDCGLNTFFIVMTLIFVFVFAIITLHPSVGGSILPASVISLYIMYLCYSGLASEPRDYECNGLHSHSNAVSTSSLAIGLLTTVLSVVYSAVRAGSSRTVLSPPSSPRAGSGKPLLPMDKTDEHRDEEEKSRAVSYSYSFFHLIFSLASMYSAMLLTGWSTSVGESGKLVDVGWPSVWVRIITSWATAGLFIWSLVAPIIFPDREF; from the exons ATGTGGGCAGCTTCGTGCCTGGCATCGTGCTGCGCGGCCTGCGCCTGCGACGCCTGCCGCACGGTGGTGTCGGGGATCAGCCGGCGATCCGCCCGTATTGCATACTGCGGTCTTTTTGCTCTTTCTTTGATCGTCTCCTGGATTCTTCGGGAGGTTGCTGCACCCCTCATGGAGAAAATTCCCT GGATCAATCATTTCCAACAAACACCAAACAGGGAGTGGTTTGAAACAGATGCAGTTCTACGAGTGAGCTTGGGCAACTTTCTATTTTTCACAGTCCTTGCTATTTTTATGATTGGTGTAAAGAGCCAGAAGGATCCTCGTGATAGTGTGCACCATGGAGGTTGGATGATGAAAATTATTAGCTGGTGCATTTTGGTGATACTGATGTTTTTTGTTCCTAATGGCATCATCAGCTTCTATG AAGCAACATCAAAGTTTGGCTCAGGGCTTTTCCTTCTTGTTCAAGTTGTGCTTCTACTGGATTTTGTTCATGGATGGAATGAAAACTGGGTTGGATATGATGAGAAGTTTTG GTACATGGCTTTGCTTGTTATTTCACTTATATGCTATGTGGCAACGTTTTCATTCTCTGGAGTTCTCTTCTACCTCTTTACCCCTTCAGGACATGATTGTGGGCTTAACACTTTCTTCATTGTGATGACTTTGATTTTTGTCTTCGTCTTTGCTATTATCACCTTGCATCCATCA GTTGGTGGAAGCATTTTGCCCGCTTCAGTGATATCTCTGTATATCATGTACCTCTGCTACAGTGGGCTTGCCAGTGAGCCAAGGGATTATGAATGCAATGGTCTTCATAGCCATTCTAATGCAGTTTCGACCAGTAGTCTTGCTATTGGGCTGCTTACTACGGTGCTATCTGTTGTATATTCTGCTGTACGAGCTGGGTCCTCGAGAACTGTACTTTCCCCTCCAAGCTCACCCCGAGCAG GTTCTGGAAAGCCTTTGTTACCAATGGATAAGACGGATGAACACCGTGACGAGGAAGAGAAGTCAAGAGCAGTTTCATATTCGTATTCCTTCTTCCACTTAATCTTCTCACTTGCGAGCATGTACTCTGCCATGCTCCTCACAGGTTGGTCAACCTCAGTGGGAGAGAGCGGGAAATTGGTGGACGTGGGGTGGCCGTCAGTGTGGGTTCGTATCATAACCAGTTGGGCGACTGCTGGTCTGTTTATATGGTCTCTAGTTGCGCCGATCATCTTCCCTGACCGGGAATTCTGA